CTTTTCCGATGCAAAGCAAGCTCCTGCGGGTATTACAGGAACGAGAATTCATGCCTGTCGGCGGCACAAAGGTTGTTTTGCTCCAGGCCCGGATCATCTCGGCGTCCAACATGAATCAGAAACAATTGTCCGATTCCACAAAGTTTCGGCGCGATCTTTTCTATCGACTCAACGTTATTCCCATTTTTATTCCCCCTTTGCGGGAAAGACGGGAAGATATCCTACCCCTCGTGCGCTTTTTCCTTAAAAACATGAATCTTAAGTACAATACGAACATCAAAATCTCTCTGAGTCTGATGGCCAGGTTGCAAAACTATCACTGGCCGGGAAACGTGCGGGAATTGAAAAACATTGTGGAGCAATTGGTCGTCATGGCTGACAAGGATGAAGTTGATGTTCAAGACTACCTGTCTTTGAGTAGGTTTGAAGAGGAGGATGGCACCCTTAAGGATGGGGACATTTCGGTTTCAGGCGTCATGCCGCTGAAAACCGCCTTTGAAAAGTTGGAAGAAATCTTAGTCAAAAAGGCGTTTAGGGAATCGGGAACCATCACCAAAACAGCCCAGATTTTAGAAATCAACCCCTGCACCATCTACAGAAAGATTAGAAAGGGTTCGATCCACCTCGAATGAACATCGGCATTCTCCACATTGATAGAGAGCGTTTAGAGATGGGATTATCCGGATATTTTCCCATCATTTTTAAGTGTTGCAGAAAGCAATATCAGACATGCTATCTGCAATATTCTTTTGGCCCTGTATAGGGTAAAAAAATTAAAAGGTAAATATATTAGATAAATATACTGTGGCACAGGCTTTGCAGTTTCTATTAGGATATAGAAGCAAGAGGAATTACCGGGTTAACGGAAGACTTTCCCCTGGTCTTTGATTGCTGACACAAATCCACAGGGGAGTTTATTTTCGTCGATGAATTGCCCACATTCGCCACTGGCGAAATATTGAAGCGGGGGCCCAGGCAGGCCTTCATAGCCCGATAAAAAGAGAAGAAATAGAAGCCACGGCTTCAATCGATGGATCATTCAAAGGAGAAGATATGCAGGTTAAGGACAGTGTCTCTATTGTGACCGGCGGTGCTTCCGGGTTGGGAAGGTCCACTGCCCAGGCTTTGGTGGAGAGAGGAGCCAAAGTGGCGCTCCTCGATCAGAATCCAGAACTCGGTGAAAAGACTGCAAATGATCTCGGTGGCGGAACAATTTTCGTTCCGGTCAACGTGACCGACCACGCAGCGGTAGATCGTGCCGTTGAAAGTGTCCTGTCGGCGTTTGGTGCGATTCATGTAGTGGCCAATTGTGCAGGGATCGGCAGTTCCGTGAGAATCTTAGGTAAGGATGGTCTTGTATCTCCGGAGTGGTTCACCAATATCGTCAATGTCAATCTGGTGGGCACCTTCAATGTGATCCGTTCGACGATCTCAACCCTGGCAAACAATTCGCCCAATGCAAAAGGCGAAAGGGGAGTGTATATCAACACCGCTTCCATTGCCGCTTTTGACGGACAGATCGGCCAGGCGGCCTATTCAGCCTCCAAGGGAGGCATTGTCTCCATGACCCTGACGCTCGCCAGGGAGTTTGCCAACGAAGGGATTCGCGTCATGACGATCCTCCCGGGCATCTTTGAGACCCCCCTGCTGGGGAGGCTCGGTCCGGAGGCCAAAGAGGGATTGACCAAACAGGTGCCTTTCCCTCCACGGCTTGGCCGGTCCGATGAGTATGCCGCTTTGGCCCTGCACATCATTGAGAATTCATACTTGAATGGAGAATCCATCAGACTCGACGGGGCCTTACGTATGGGATTTGGGCGAAAGTGATTGTCTGAAATAAACAGGCAAAGCATCCATATTTTCAATTAATAGACTATCGGTAATAGGTCCGATATACTTGTGAAACGGAGGAACTCATGCAAGAATGTTATTTGATTGATGCGGTTCGGACCGCACGGGGGCGTCTCAGTCGTCCCCAAAAAGGGTTTTTCGGAGAATTTGCCAATATTCACCCGACTACCTTGAGCGCAACGCTGGCAAACGCGATCATAGAAAGAAACCCAAATCTTCCGCCCGAGAAGATAGAAGATCTAATCTATTCCACTACCATCGCAGTCAAGGAGCAGGGGGCCAACATCGCCAGGTGGATCGTGCTGGCCTCAAAATTACCCCATACCGTATCTGGCATTCACCTGAACCGCTATTGTTCCGGCGCCCTTCAGGCCAATGCCTTTGCGAACGCGTCCATTAAA
The Deltaproteobacteria bacterium genome window above contains:
- a CDS encoding sigma 54-interacting transcriptional regulator, whose translation is EIEKVINTGRDVTKLIQLQEDLRKAETLKDSYFNRLTELESLVGSNQIVYSSDQMRRIVSLAVKVAISDSPVFILGESGVGKELIADLIHKSSSRNKDPFIGINCSAIPLDLLEAELFGYEEGAFTGAKKGGKKGLFEEAKGGTIFLDEITELPFPMQSKLLRVLQEREFMPVGGTKVVLLQARIISASNMNQKQLSDSTKFRRDLFYRLNVIPIFIPPLRERREDILPLVRFFLKNMNLKYNTNIKISLSLMARLQNYHWPGNVRELKNIVEQLVVMADKDEVDVQDYLSLSRFEEEDGTLKDGDISVSGVMPLKTAFEKLEEILVKKAFRESGTITKTAQILEINPCTIYRKIRKGSIHLE
- a CDS encoding SDR family NAD(P)-dependent oxidoreductase, encoding MQVKDSVSIVTGGASGLGRSTAQALVERGAKVALLDQNPELGEKTANDLGGGTIFVPVNVTDHAAVDRAVESVLSAFGAIHVVANCAGIGSSVRILGKDGLVSPEWFTNIVNVNLVGTFNVIRSTISTLANNSPNAKGERGVYINTASIAAFDGQIGQAAYSASKGGIVSMTLTLAREFANEGIRVMTILPGIFETPLLGRLGPEAKEGLTKQVPFPPRLGRSDEYAALALHIIENSYLNGESIRLDGALRMGFGRK